In the Chaetodon trifascialis isolate fChaTrf1 chromosome 12, fChaTrf1.hap1, whole genome shotgun sequence genome, TAAAAgttcatgaatgaatgactttCTTGCAGCCTGTGACAAGAGGCTGCAGGTAGAAGTTGCTTTAATTTACTAAAAAAACGACAGGAAACGGTGCTGAAATGGTGACGAGGGCTTAAAAGAAAGCTGTAAATGCCAGCACTGATTGTTCTGTGGATGGACTAAAGTCgttcagacgtttctgtctcaTTTAAGTATGTTAGGCTCTTGTGTTTAAGCTGTGCTCTGTCTGTAGTTTGGCTGGATCTGCGCACACAGTCCACAGTGGAGAGGCTCATTAACAAAACTCCTGGCAAGAACAAGAACCACCTCAAGGTGAGCGACCTTCAGCAGGTTTTAGATTTTAGACTGAGGCTGCAGCGTTCAAAGACGTGAACAGTCAGAGGAACACAGAAAACGTCTTTTTGGACCAACAATGTCCTTTGATTCtctttgatttctgttttttcttttatcccaatggtctgtgtcctctgtccagCACAAGACAGGCCTCCCCATCAGCACCTACTTCAGTGCGGTGAAGCTACGCTGGCTGCTGGACAACGTGGATGAAGTGCGAGAGGCAGTGCTGAGCGAGCGCGCCATGTTTGGCACGGTGGACTCCTGGATCATCTGGGTAAGAGGCTGTCCCCGGCCATCGGTCAGAGCCGCACTGAACgaagtctgtttgtttcctgtgagtcaaagcaCAAGACAAGACGCTGTTTTAGAGTCAAGCTATAGAGGACAAActggtgtgtttctgtttgtgaagcTGTGGCTGGAGCCCGCAGAGTCCAGCTCAACGCCCCCTTTTCGTTCACGTTTGATGCACGCTTGTTTGACTCAGTGCTGTCTTTCCTCAGTGCCTGACGGGGGGCAGGAACGGGGGGGTCCACTGCACAGACGTCTCCAACGCCAGCCGCACCATGCTCTTCAACATTCACACCATGGACTGGGATCCTGAGCTCTGCAGGTAAGCTGACCTTTCACGCTCACACTGCACATCTGTCCAGGTCAAACACACCACAGctgctccttcttctcctctgctccctgtcTGCAGATACTTCGACGTCCCGATGGAGATCCTCCCCAAAGTCCGAAGCTCCTCTGAGATTTATGGCCGCATGGTGAGCTCGCTTCACCTTCGCCGTCTGTTCTGTGCTTCACTgatcctgtttgtgttttgagatTGACCCGATAGGACCTGACCTACTTAAACGGTCCAGAGCTGTGAATCCACATGAATGATGGCTGAGCTATGAtcataaaacactgtaaaacactgtGGTGCACGGTGTCATGAAACCCTTTAATCACTGAAATGATGGTCTgtcatttacagtgtgtgtgtgtgtgtgtgtgtgtgtgtgtgtgtgtgtgtgtgtgtgtgtgtgtgtgtgtgtgtgtgtgtgtgtgtgtgtgtgtgtgtgtgtgtgtgtgtgtgtgtgtgtgtgtgtgtgtgtgtgtgtgtgtgtgtgtgtgtgtgtgtgtgtgtgtgtgtgtccgttcTTGTATCTTATCTCTCGATGACAGCACGGTCTTAAATGTTAAACCTGTTTTGTGCACCTTGCCCTGCAGTGTGGCAGCTTTGTTTTCCTGGTTGTACGGGTCAGGTTGTTGTTTAGAAGCGTCTCCACGCGTCCTCTCAAACCTACGCTTAATGTCTGCACCTTCTCACGCTGCAGCAGCCTTTCTGCTGAAACAAACCAATAACTGACACTGGAAGCGACGTCCACTCTGCCTTTACTGTATTCCTTTCCTGATTTTAGTCACCTTATCTTATATTGAAATGGTCAACTTCCATTGTAAACAAACTTTGTGCGTTGCTGCTGTTTAGCTGGTGAAAGGCAAACGTGTTGCAGCTCTGCCCTGACTTTAACTATTCAATTTTTAGGCATTAAACTGCAGATTTGCACTGATGACGTCCTGCATGGTTTGATTGTGGTTGGGATTACTGCAGTTTATTTCTCAGCAGTGAACACTTTTTATCATTAGGAtatgttttgtgcatgtttatgacTAAACACTCAAAGAGCTCTCATCACTGCAGAGGTTCACAATTTCCAAAAAAGTATGTCGCACTGACTGCTGACTCCTGTTAACTGGCCAGTGGAGGCAGCAAGCGATCAACAAGTTTGTGATCAGCAGAAGGCGTTTCCAGCTATCAGCTAGCCTGAAAACAAGGCCCAATCTGTCTGTCCGGCCACAGTTCAGCCTTTGCTGTGGCTCAAAAACTGACATCCATAGAAAAGTTTGGACTCATGTTGAACTGGAGTGTCATCTTGTGTTATGAAGTTAACCACAATACAAGATGGATAAATCCCTGTTTTTGTTAGCTTGGCTGCCATGTTTGGTTCCTCACAGTAAAGACGCGTCCTGTCAAGGCCCGTCTTCCTGCAGCTTCCTGGTGATCCAGAGGTTTtcagtgaagacagacagacagactgagatcAGCAGTTTCACAGCAGTCAGTATCATCCTGCAGTCGTTTGTCCAAACTGAacgtgtgtttctgtctttccccAGAAATCCAGCTGCCTTGCAGGAGTTCCCATCTCTGGGGTAAGAGCTCTTGAATGTTGTCACACTCCTGTCAGCGCTGATGTCGTCAGCGTGCTGCGGTGTGTGTTACACATGGCTTTCCTCCACATGACAGACTTTCCATTAGTGCCCCACGATGCTTTGGCCAAGCCAATATTAGCCCATCTCAGATACATCATGTCAGCGCTTTGGTCAGCCTGAAAGTCACATGAAACTGATCTTTTTCCACTTCAAAGGCCAAATGAATCCAATgctcacagcactgctgcttagcttagcttagcttagcttagcttagcctgtGGTAAGGTTTTAAACTGTTACAGATCAACATTGGTCAGAGTTTCTCATGTGAGACACTGATTGTGATAAATGCATACACGGACTGTCTCGGCCCTCTAACTGCCACCTCGTCTCTCTCAGTGTCTTGGGGACCAGTCGGCTGCTCTGGTTGGTCAGATGTGCTTCAAGGAAGGCCAGGCCAAAAACACGTGAGTCATGCTCCGTTGTCTTCattttgcttgtgtgtctgcGCTGCTTCGGCGGTGGAACgcttctgtttttcatcatcttcctccagcGCTCTGCACGTTAGCTCGTGACGTACTGGAGCACCAGCTGCCGCCTCCGCTGGCATCTTGTTTTAACTGTTGAAAAAATGAAAGTTGAAAGAGATGAATCAGACAGAACAAGCTCCTGGACACTTTGTTATTTTGACTAAAGACGACACTTGAATGGTGAAGTTAAATGAAGAAGAATAACAACAGTAGTTCAgtccctgctctctgctctgtttctctaAAGGTATGGCACCGGGTGCTTCCTGCTCAGGAATACAGGGACCAAGGTGAGATATGCTACCTGAGAAAATGTGAAACCATGTCTGCAGGCGTGTCGTTCCctcactctctgcttttctgtcagcctgtcatGTCCGACCACGGCCTGCTGACCACAGTAGCCTACAAAATGGGAAAAGACGAGCCGGCCTGCTACGCGCTGGAGGTGTGTGAACGCTCTCAAACTGGCCTCCACATTGCAGTGACGTCCTCCACGGCGTGTCCTGGTGTCTCACTccgcttgtgttttctctcgtGCAGGGCTCGGTGGCCATTGCGGGGGCGGTGGTACGCTGGCTGAAGGACAACATGGGCATTGTGCAGTCTTCCTCAGAGATCGGTACTTAGCATCTCAGCTAATCTCATGTGAAATCTGTGACTCGTTCATTGACTAAATGCAGTCGCTTCAAATGCTGGAATAACcagtcttcttctgtttctgcgTCTTATCTCAGAGACACTAGCAGCTGCAGCCGGCTCGTCTTACGGCTGTTACTTTGTGCCGGCTTTCTCTGGACTCTACGCCCCCTACTGGGAGCCCAGCGCAAGAGGGTGAGACGGTCAGCTGTTAAAACACGTCGTCACGGGCGACTGACACTTCACCCTGAGACGAGGACAAACTGAATCATGTGACGACGTCtttcctctgcttgttttccagCATCATCTGTGGACTCACGCAGTTCACCAACAGGAACCACTTGGCCTTCGCTGCTCTGGAGGCCGTCTGCTTTCAGACCAGAGAGGTGAGCGGCGCCGAAAACACCAAAGCACCTGCTTTACTTCAGCGTGTCGGCTGTGAAAGCCCTGGAGCTTGTGGTTTGGTGTGACTGCTGTTGATTGATTTTGCTTTGCGTGTCATTCAGATCCTTGATGCCATGAACCAGGACAGCGGCATCCCTCTGACGCAGCTGCAGGTGGACGGAGGCATGACGTCCAACAGGTTACTGATGCAGCTGCAGGCCGACATCCTCTGCATGTCCGTAGGTGAGGAgcctgagagtgtgtgtgtgtgtgtgtgtgtgcgcgcgcgcacgcatgCGCCCATTCACCCAAACAGACACTTTGTAGATATCAGTTATTTTACATACGCTACGTCCCAGCATCCAGcttcatgtctgtttgtgcgtcccaggatctgtctgctgcttccaaTGCGTCTCCCACCCTGCGTGGTTTTCCAGTGTGTCTGAGTGGAGGACTCATTTGTTCCTAacatttcagtctttgtctctctgcctgtctgtcccatCCCGGTCCAGTGCGGCCCACCATGTCCGAGACCACGGCTCTGGGTGCAGCCATGGCGGCGGGGGCGgcggagggggtggaggtgtggAGCCTGAGCGCCGGTCACCTCCCACAGGTCACCTCGGAGAAGTACGAGCCTCAGATCAACTCCGACGGTGAGGAAGTCAGAGCCAGAGGAAACGCACTTTTCAGCCACCTGCACAGCTCGTGCTTGTCTGTCGTGTCCTGACTCAAACGTCCGTCTGTCCTCTCAAACAGAGAGCGAGTTCCGCTTCGCTCGCTGGAAGAAGGCGGTCCAGAGAGCCATGAACTGGGAGACCACGGAGCCCTGCTGCAACGCCAACGGTACACCTCTGTCTTATTCAGGAATAGTGTTGAATGAAGTTTCCTGACCTCGAGCGGCGGGCGAGAGTCTGACCGCAGTCCTTCTTGgacgctctctctctgtttcgCTGACAACAGGTTTAGGGAAGAAGATGAACGGCGCCCCCTGGGGGGTCCCTCCCACCCCTCCCCCGTCCAGAGTGGACCCCTAAGGTCCGACCGCTGCTGCACGTGACCGTTTGAAGTAACCACACTAACCTGCTGATGCAGCATGGTCACGTTTCTCAGCATCACTAACACAGCGTGTCCGAGGGCTGGACCAACACAGGCCCTTCATGTCCAACCTcccacagagaagaagagatcatgcagacatgaaaactctgagctgctccctctgctcaAACTGTTAAAGTGCTTTTATTGACACGTTGAACAAAGTGAACAGGATCTCGTGGACCGTGTTTGTTCCATGAGGCAAAGGTTCGATGCCCAAACGCGTCACTTTGTTTAACATGACATTTAAAAGCATTGATTTTCACGTGTGCGGATGTATTTGGGTCAGCTGATCCTCTGGACTCAGCAGGTCTGACGTAAAGAGGACGTCACTGTGACGTGAATGAGCTGTGCTGGTCCGGCCCTGGTGTTCATGGTCTGCATGTCACTGCTCGGTACTTTCCCACGTTTCTCCAGCTGACTGAAGGGGCCGTTGCTCCGTCAGGCCGCCGCAGTTTAAACCTGCATCAGCTGGTCTCTTAAACACCTTCACTGCTGAGGTTTAAACTGCGTCTGACTCCAGCTGCTGCGTTCTGCATGAATGCCTCGAGCATCGCGTCTGAGGTTGAACGTCCTGCAGACGTGGATGAAGGtttcacctgaaaacaatcCCACAACGCCTGGAGAGACGGCCTAAATGCTAAAAAGACATGCATGAGGGACGTGTCTCAGCTCCTCAGTGCAGACTAAGACCTTCCCTCCCATAATCTGCTTCAGTTGGACTCCTCTGAACCACAGACGGAGCAACAGCCTTGATGGGTTTAACTGCTTTGCTTCCACTTTGTGTTCAgccagaaaactgctgtcagtctgtcagtgtgctGGTTTCTCATGATACTAACGTCCTTCTCCCGCCTCACAGGCCACCAGCAGTGATCATGGTACGAGTCCAACATGGAAGCTGAGCGTGGATCC is a window encoding:
- the LOC139340087 gene encoding glycerol kinase-like isoform X1, which produces MDPLVAAIDQGTSSTRFLVFNAKTAELLSHHQVEINQSFPKEGWVEEDPKEIMQSVYECMERTCEKLCRLNIDISNIKAVGVTNQRETTLIWDKETGEPLYNAIVWLDLRTQSTVERLINKTPGKNKNHLKHKTGLPISTYFSAVKLRWLLDNVDEVREAVLSERAMFGTVDSWIIWCLTGGRNGGVHCTDVSNASRTMLFNIHTMDWDPELCRYFDVPMEILPKVRSSSEIYGRMKSSCLAGVPISGCLGDQSAALVGQMCFKEGQAKNTYGTGCFLLRNTGTKPVMSDHGLLTTVAYKMGKDEPACYALEGSVAIAGAVVRWLKDNMGIVQSSSEIETLAAAAGSSYGCYFVPAFSGLYAPYWEPSARGIICGLTQFTNRNHLAFAALEAVCFQTREILDAMNQDSGIPLTQLQVDGGMTSNRLLMQLQADILCMSVVRPTMSETTALGAAMAAGAAEGVEVWSLSAGHLPQVTSEKYEPQINSDESEFRFARWKKAVQRAMNWETTEPCCNANGHQQ
- the LOC139340087 gene encoding glycerol kinase-like isoform X2 codes for the protein MDPLVAAIDQGTSSTRFLVFNAKTAELLSHHQVEINQSFPKEGWVEEDPKEIMQSVYECMERTCEKLCRLNIDISNIKAVGVTNQRETTLIWDKETGEPLYNAIVWLDLRTQSTVERLINKTPGKNKNHLKHKTGLPISTYFSAVKLRWLLDNVDEVREAVLSERAMFGTVDSWIIWCLTGGRNGGVHCTDVSNASRTMLFNIHTMDWDPELCRYFDVPMEILPKVRSSSEIYGRMKSSCLAGVPISGCLGDQSAALVGQMCFKEGQAKNTYGTGCFLLRNTGTKPVMSDHGLLTTVAYKMGKDEPACYALEGSVAIAGAVVRWLKDNMGIVQSSSEIETLAAAAGSSYGCYFVPAFSGLYAPYWEPSARGIICGLTQFTNRNHLAFAALEAVCFQTREILDAMNQDSGIPLTQLQVDGGMTSNRLLMQLQADILCMSVVRPTMSETTALGAAMAAGAAEGVEVWSLSAGHLPQVTSEKYEPQINSDESEFRFARWKKAVQRAMNWETTEPCCNANGLGKKMNGAPWGVPPTPPPSRVDP